The genomic stretch GGTACCTCATCTGTACCTTacagaatctcttgattctggttgattgaagatttgatatgtatttgtgattgcTTGCATGTGCTAATCATTGCTTATGATTATTGCAAGTAGGGTTGATAACATACTGCATGACTAACTGCTATGCTAAAAGAGGCATCTGTTTGAAATAGGGGGAGTTGCCCTATAAGACTTGAGTAGTTACTAGGCTAATTGCTTAGCTAGTTAACTTCTTAAGAATTCCTATCTTTTGGACACTAACTTGTAACTGTCGTTTAGTGAAATGCCTCCCAGACGAAACGTACCTGCTGGGGATAGCAATGATGTCTCGGCGATGGACCGTATGGCcatggcaatggaacagatggctgagttcatgatggctcagcaagttCATAATCAAGCCCAAGTGCAACCACGGGTCGATGTTACTAAAGCCATAGCAGCTAGACAACCACCATTTTATGCGGGGGAAGAAGACCCGGTGATCCTTGAAGAATGGATCAGAACATTTGATAAACTGCTAAACGCTGTGAATTGTCCTGAGGTACAGCGAGTGTCTTCTGCAGTATACTACCTGACTAAAGTTGCGGACAACTGGTGGGCAACGGTTGGACCTGACCTTCTACAAGACCCAGA from Ipomoea triloba cultivar NCNSP0323 chromosome 12, ASM357664v1 encodes the following:
- the LOC115999389 gene encoding uncharacterized protein LOC115999389; the encoded protein is MPPRRNVPAGDSNDVSAMDRMAMAMEQMAEFMMAQQVHNQAQVQPRVDVTKAIAARQPPFYAGEEDPVILEEWIRTFDKLLNAVNCPEVQRVSSAVYYLTKVADNWWATVGPDLLQDPEFGWEEFKAELRGQFYTERIKGIKCEEFLRLKQQGTTVQDYHDKYVELMRFAQDIVPDEASKARRFVRGLDWGVRSAIAPFMCSTLREAYNRASDHYQVYLDQQAVY